A window of the Pongo abelii isolate AG06213 chromosome 10, NHGRI_mPonAbe1-v2.0_pri, whole genome shotgun sequence genome harbors these coding sequences:
- the SPPL3 gene encoding signal peptide peptidase-like 3 isoform X2 has protein sequence MDFENQDKEKDSNSSSGSFNGNSTNNSIQTIDSTQALFLPIGASVSLLVMFFFFDSVQVVFTICTAVLATIAFAFLLLPMCQYLTRPCSPQNKISFGCCGRFTAAELLSFSLSVMLVLIWVLTGHWLLMDALAMGLCVAMIAFVRLPSLKVSCLLLSGLLIYDVFWVFFSAYIFNSNVMVKVATQPADNPLDVLSRKLHLGPNVGRDVPRLSLPGKLVFPSSTGSHFSMLGIGDIVMPGLLLCFVLRYDNYKKQASGDSCGAPGPANISGRMQKVSYFHCTLIGYFVGLLTATVASRIHRAAQPALLYLVPFTLLPLLTMAYLKGDLRRMWSEPFHSKSSSSRFLEV, from the exons ATGGACTTTGAAAATCAAGATAAGGAGAAAGACAGTAATAGTTCTTCTGGGTCTTTCAATGGCAACAGCACCAATAATA gcATCCAAACAATTGACTCTACCCAGGCTCTGTTCCTTCCAATTGGAGCATCTGTCTCTCTTTTAGTAATGTTCTTCTTCTTTGACTCAGTTCAAGTAGTTTTTACAATATGTACAGCAG ttcTTGCAACGAtagcttttgcttttcttctcctcCCGATGTGCCAGTATTTAACAAGACCCTGCTCACCTCAGAACAA GATTTCCTTTGGTTGCTGTGGACGTTTCACTGCTGCTGAGTTGCTGTCATTCTCTCTGTCTGTCATGCTCGTCCTCATCTGGGTTCTCACTGGCCATTGGCTTCTCATGGATG CACTGGCCATGGGCCTCTGTGTCGCCATGATCGCCTTCGTCCGCCTGCCGAGCCTCAAGGTCTCCTGCCTGCTTCTCTCAGGGCTTCTCATCTATGATGTCTTTTGG GTATTTTTCTCAGCCTACATCTTCAATAGCAATGTCATGGTGAAGGTGGCCACTCAGCCGGCTGACAATCCCCTTGACGTTCTATCCCGGAAGCTCCACCTGGGGCCCAATGTTGGGCGTGATGTTCCTCGCCTGTCTCTGCCTGGAAAACTGGTCTTCCCAAG CTCCACTGGCAGCCACTTCTCCATGTTGGGCATCGGAGACATCGTTATGCCTGGTCTCCTACTATGCTTTGTCCTTCGCTATGACAACTACAAAAAACAAGCCAGTGGGGACTCCTGTGGGGCCCCTGGACCTGCCAACATCTCCGGGCGCATGCAGAAGGTCTCCTACTTTCACTGCACCCTCATCGGATACTTTGTAG GCCTGCTCACTGCTACTGTGGCGTCTCGCATTCACCGGGCCGCCCAGCCCGCCCTTCTCTATTTGGTGCCATTTACTTTATTGCCACTCCTCACGATGGCCTATTTAAAG